The sequence GTTGGAGTTTTAGCTTATTCAGCAATAGCTGTAACTAGCAGTATAAGTAATATTCAATATGGAATTTGGTCAGGCTTATCTTTACATGGAGTTGCACATGCTCTTGCAGCTGCTTTTGCCAGAGGAGATACAGCAGGAGAAATAGGAACTTTTGTGAAAATGGGAAGAGTTTTGATGCTTATACCTGTATCTTTGATTTTAGGACTAATTTATAATAAAGGTAATGGCAGTAGTAAAAAAACTAAATTTCCTATGTATGTACTATATTTCATTATTGCTGGAGTAGTTAGTTCTACTGGGATTATACCAGCTAATATTTTAAAAATATTAACTAAATTGAGTTCGATTTTTATATTAATGGCAATGGTGGCTATGGGACTTTCTGTAGATTTCAAAAGCATTAAAAATAAAGGAATGAAAGCTTTACTTATAGGAAGTGTGTTATTTTTGATTACGTCTACATCTACTTATATGATTGTAAAGAATTTTATATAAAATATAATTAAATTTTCTATTAAAACATCCCTATTTTAGATTTATAATTATTGAAAATAGGGATGTTATCATATATATTTTAATCCTGATTATTCGTATAACTTTGAATAATATAAAAACTTATAATAAATAAGAGTTTATATATGATAAAATTAAATAGTAAAAACAGTTTAGAATTTTATAAGGAGAATATATGGAGAATACTACAATTAGAAAACGAATTTTTGAGCTGGCAGATGAAGAATATAAAAAGTTTCAAAGTAAATTATGCCCTAATAATGACAACATTATAGGAGTTAGACTTCCGTTATTAAGAAAACTTGCAAAACAAATAGCTAAAGGTAACTGGCGCGAGTATTTAAAGATAGCAAAAGAGGAGTATTTTGAAGAGATTATGCTGCAAGGCATGGTTATAGGTTATGCAGCTGCTGATATTGAAGAATTACTTAATTATGTAACTGAATTTGTGCCTAAAATTGATAACTGGGCTGTTTGTGATAGCTTTTGTAGCGGATTAAAATTTACGAAAACAAATAAGGAATGTGTTTGGGAATATCTTAGACCTTATCTATCTTCAAAACAAGAGTTTGAAATGCGTTTTGGCATTGTAATGCTAATTGTTTATTATATAGAAGAAGATTATATTGCAAAGGTATTACAATTATTAGATAAGCCAAAGCATGAAGGATATTATGTTAAAATGGCAGTTGCGTGGGCTGTATCTATCTGTTTTGTCAAATTTCCTGAAACAACAATGCAGTATCTAAAGAATAATAAATTAGATGATTTTACATATAACAAAGCACTGCAAAAAATAACTGAATCACTAAAAGTCAATAAAGAAACAAAAACATTGATTCGTAATATGAAACGTAGATAGTGATTCAATAGTGATATTTTTTACAATAATGAATAGACTAGTCTCATGAAAAATAGTAAATGTGGTGATTTAGTATGATAATTAGTGCAAGCAGGAGAACAGATATACCAGCATATTATTCAGAGTGGTTAATCAATCGTTTGAAAGAAGGTTTTTTGTATGTTAAAAATCCATGGAATCGTAAGCAATGCAGTAAGATTATTTTAAATCCAGAAGTTGTAGATTGTATTGTATTCTGGACTAAAAATGCTCAGCCAATGCTAGATAAATTAGACATTATTGATGCTATGAAGTATTCATATTATTTTCAATTTACACTGACACCATATGGTAAAAATATAGAAAAGGGATTACCACCAAAAAATGTAGTTGTAGATACTTTTAGAAGATTGAGTGATAAAATAGGACCGCATCGTGTGGTTTGGCGTTATGATCCTGTTATTATAAATGAAAAGTTTTCGGTACAATATCATATAGATACATATGGCAAAATGTGCAACATGTTAAGAGGTTATACAAATAAGTGCATTTTCAGTTTTATTGATTTGTATGCAAAAATTAGAAATAGAACTAAAGGGATTGTAGAATCTGAAGTTAGTGATATAAATATGAATAAAATAGCAGATGGATTTTCTAAAATTGCGAAATCATATGGTATAGAATTATCAACATGTTCAGAGGTTAAGGACTTAAGTAAATATGGTATAACCCATGCATCATGCATAGATAAAGCTATGATTGAAAATATTATTGGATGTCCCATTAAAGCAAAAAAAGATGTTAATCAACGCCATGATTGTGGTTGTATTGAAAGTATTGACATTGGTGCTTATGACTGTTGTGGTAATGGATGTGTGTATTGCTATGCTAATGCAAATCAAAGCGTAGTAATGAGAAATATGAAAAAGCATAATGATAAATCACCAATTTTAATTGGAAATATTGATGCTAATCATGTAATAACTGAGCGTAAAGTAAAGTCATTTAAGATATTGCAAACATCAATGTTTTCAAAAAACAACGTTTAAAATTTCATGGAA comes from Abyssisolibacter fermentans and encodes:
- a CDS encoding DNA alkylation repair protein; the encoded protein is MENTTIRKRIFELADEEYKKFQSKLCPNNDNIIGVRLPLLRKLAKQIAKGNWREYLKIAKEEYFEEIMLQGMVIGYAAADIEELLNYVTEFVPKIDNWAVCDSFCSGLKFTKTNKECVWEYLRPYLSSKQEFEMRFGIVMLIVYYIEEDYIAKVLQLLDKPKHEGYYVKMAVAWAVSICFVKFPETTMQYLKNNKLDDFTYNKALQKITESLKVNKETKTLIRNMKRR
- a CDS encoding YeiH family protein, yielding MQKIKEMVPGIVFVFIVSVLSMYINDSIKNVINLEALTIGIIIGIIYNNTIKTQTVFKEGVKFSLKKLLKVGIVLLGFKLNFNSLLKLGPKVILIILIFVPSVLLLAALLGKLFKAQNKLATLIGVGSCICGASAVVALAPTINADDEDSVVAVSIVSFLGAVGVLAYSAIAVTSSISNIQYGIWSGLSLHGVAHALAAAFARGDTAGEIGTFVKMGRVLMLIPVSLILGLIYNKGNGSSKKTKFPMYVLYFIIAGVVSSTGIIPANILKILTKLSSIFILMAMVAMGLSVDFKSIKNKGMKALLIGSVLFLITSTSTYMIVKNFI
- a CDS encoding DUF1848 domain-containing protein, whose amino-acid sequence is MIISASRRTDIPAYYSEWLINRLKEGFLYVKNPWNRKQCSKIILNPEVVDCIVFWTKNAQPMLDKLDIIDAMKYSYYFQFTLTPYGKNIEKGLPPKNVVVDTFRRLSDKIGPHRVVWRYDPVIINEKFSVQYHIDTYGKMCNMLRGYTNKCIFSFIDLYAKIRNRTKGIVESEVSDINMNKIADGFSKIAKSYGIELSTCSEVKDLSKYGITHASCIDKAMIENIIGCPIKAKKDVNQRHDCGCIESIDIGAYDCCGNGCVYCYANANQSVVMRNMKKHNDKSPILIGNIDANHVITERKVKSFKILQTSMFSKNNV